GGCCGCTCCGGCTGGCCCGCCAGCTCGAGGGGTTCACGGCGGTGATCGTGAGCCTCAACCGCCGCTACCGGATCCACGCCGGCGTCCGGGTCACCCGCTTGTCCGAGGAGCGGCGGCAGCGCCAGGCAGCCCAGGCGACCACGAAGGAGCGCTCGTGAGGATCTACACGCGAGGCGGGGACGACGGCACCACCGGGCTGCTCTACGGCGGCCGGGTGGACAAGTCCGACCTGCGCACCGAGGCGTACGGGACCACCGACGAGGCGGTCGGCGCGCTCGGCATGGCCAGGGTGTTCATCGCCGACAGCCTGCTCGCCGACCTCGTCCTCCGCCTCCAGCGGGAGCTGTTCGTGGTCGGGGCGGAGCTGGCCACCGCCGTCGAGAACGCCCACAAGCTGCAGCCCGGCCGGACCAAGGTGACGGCCCCCATGGTGGACGGCCTGGAACGGCTCATCGACGAGTACACCGGCAAGATCCGGATGCCCGAGGAGTTCATCGTGCCCGGCGAGTCCCGCGGCTCCTCGTTCCTCGACTACGCCCGCACGGTGATCCGGCGGGCCGAGCGCCACACGGTCGCGATGGACCGGGCCGGTCTGCTGGTCGACCGGGAGGCCGTGCGCTACCTGAACCGGCTCGCCGACCTGGTGTTCGTGCTGGCCCGGTACGAGGAGGGCGACTTCCGCACGCTCCGCTCGGGATCGTAGCCGTGCGGGTGGCCGTCGACCCGCTACTTGCGGACGAGCTCGGCCTCGACCTCGAGCCGGACCTCCTTGGCGAGGAGGAACCCGCCGGTCTCGAGGGCCGCATTCCACTTCAGCCCCCAGTCCTCGCGGTTGACCGTGGTGGCCGCGGAGAAGCCCGAC
This Actinomycetes bacterium DNA region includes the following protein-coding sequences:
- a CDS encoding cob(I)yrinic acid a,c-diamide adenosyltransferase, encoding MRIYTRGGDDGTTGLLYGGRVDKSDLRTEAYGTTDEAVGALGMARVFIADSLLADLVLRLQRELFVVGAELATAVENAHKLQPGRTKVTAPMVDGLERLIDEYTGKIRMPEEFIVPGESRGSSFLDYARTVIRRAERHTVAMDRAGLLVDREAVRYLNRLADLVFVLARYEEGDFRTLRSGS